A genome region from Brassica oleracea var. oleracea cultivar TO1000 chromosome C2, BOL, whole genome shotgun sequence includes the following:
- the LOC106325632 gene encoding putative respiratory burst oxidase homolog protein H, giving the protein MMKNNSPSDEKWMLESVEIDSMGDTSSKKPDINVKKNEGGLKKTASRGVGSIIRTLSVSNWRKSGNLGSPSTRKSGNLGPPGAPVLPKKGPQRVERTTSSAARGLQSLRFLDRTVTGKERDSWRSIENRFNQFSVDGKLPKEKFGVCIGMGDTMEFAGEVYEALGRRRQIETESGIDKEQLKLFWEDMIKKDLDCRLQIFFDMCDKDGDGKLTEDEVKEVIVLSAAANRLGNLKKNAAAYASLIMEELDPDHKGYIEMWQLEVLLTGMVSNADTEKMKKSQTLTRAMIPERYRTPMSKYVSVTTELMHENWKKIWVLTLWLLINVYLFMWKYNEFMRSPLYNITGRCVCAAKGSAETLKFNMALILVPVCRKTLTMLRSSFLSRMIPFDDNINFHKVIAYAIAFHALLHTLLHLFCNYPRLSTCSYDVFLKYAGSALGHTQPSYLGLMMTSVSITGVFMIFFMGFSFTLAMHYFRRNIVKLPKPFSVLAGFNAFWYAHHLLILAYVLLILHGYYLIIEKPWYEKTTWMYVAVPMLFYASERLFSRVLQDHSHRVHVIKAIVYSGNVLALYVTKPPAFKYKSGMYMFVKCPDLSQFEWHPFSITSAPGDDYLSVHIRALGDWTTELRNTFAKTCEPPPQAAAKPKPNSLMRMETRATGANPHIEESQVLFPKIFIKGPYGAPAQNYQKFDILLLVGLGIGATPFISILKDMLNHLKPGIPKVGEKYEGSVGGESVGGDSISGGGGKKFPQRAYFFWVTREQASFDWFKGVMDDIAEYDKTHVIEMHNYLTSMYEAGDARSALIAMVQKLQHAKNGVDIVSESRIRTHFARPNWRKVFSELSSKHEACRIGVFYCGSPTLVRPLRDLCQEFSLESSTRFTFHKENF; this is encoded by the exons ATGATGAAAAATAACAGTCCTAGCGATGAAAAATGGATGTTAGAGAGTGTAGAGATCGATTCAATGGGTGATACTTCGTCCAAAAAGCCAGACATTAACGTCAAGAAGAACGAAGGTGGTCTGAAGAAGACTGCGTCAAGGGGTGTGGGATCGATAATCCGCACGCTGAGCGTTTCGAACTGGAGAAAGAGCGGTAATCTTGGCTCGCCAAGCACGAGGAAAAGCGGTAACCTGGGCCCTCCAGGTGCCCCGGTCCTTCCAAAGAAGGGTCCACAAAGAGTAGAGAGGACAACATCTAGCGCTGCTAGGGGACTCCAGAGCTTACGGTTCCTTGATCGGACGGTCACGGGAAAGGAAAGAGATTCATGGAGATCTATTGAGAACCGGTTTAATCAGTTTTCTGTTGATGGCAAATTACCTAAAGAGAAGTTCGGTGTATGCATTG GAATGGGAGATACAATGGAGTTTGCGGGAGAAGTTTATGAGGCATTGGGTCGGAGAAGGCAAATAGAGACAGAAAGTGGTATTGACAAAGAACAACTTAAGCTGTTTTGGGAAGACATGATCAAGAAAGATCTCGATTGTCGTCTCCAGATATTCTTCGACAT GTGTGACAAGGACGGAGATGGGAAGCTCACGGAAGATGAAGTGAAAGAGGTCATTGTCTTGAGCGCAGCCGCGAACCGCCTTGGGAACCTTAAAAAGAATGCTGCCGCTTACGCTTCTTTGATCATGGAAGAACTCGACCCTGATCACAAGGGATACATCGAG ATGTGGCAGTTAGAAGTGCTCTTAACAGGGATGGTGTCAAACGCTGATACGGAGAAGATGAAGAAATCTCAAACGCTGACTCGAGCCATGATCCCAGAGCGGTACAGGACGCCAATGAGCAAGTACGTTTCGGTGACCACAGAGTTAATGCACGAGAACTGGAAGAAAATATGGGTCCTCACTTTGTGGCTCCTCATCAACGTCTATCTATTCATGTGGAAGTACAATGAATTCATGAGAAGCCCTCTCTACAACATCACCGGACGCTGCGTTTGCGCCGCTAAAGGCTCGGCGGAAACTCTCAAATTCAACATGGCTCTAATCTTGGTCCCAGTCTGTAGGAAAACCCTGACAATGCTTAGGTCATCGTTCTTGAGTCGCATGATCCCATTCGATGACAACATTAACTTCCACAAGGTGATTGCGTATGCTATCGCCTTCCATGCATTGCTACACACGCTGCTCCACCTTTTCTGTAACTACCCTAGGTTAAGTACGTGCTCTTACGACGTGTTCTTGAAATATGCTGGATCTGCCTTGGGACACACGCAACCGAGCTATCTAGGTTTGATGATGACGTCAGTGTCAATCACTGGAGTTTTTATGATTTTTTTCATGGGATTCTCGTTTACGCTCGCGATGCATTATTTTAGAAGGAACATAGTGAAGTTGCCAAAACCGTTTAGCGTTCTTGCTGGGTTTAATGCGTTTTGGTATGCTCATCATTTGCTGATTCTTGCTTATGTTCTTCTCATCCTTCATGGTTACTATCTTATCATCGAGAAGCCTTGGTACGAGAAAACG ACATGGATGTACGTGGCCGTACCGATGCTGTTCTACGCAAGTGAGAGGCTTTTCTCACGTGTTCTTCAAGACCACAGCCATCGTGTCCACGTGATTAAG GCTATTGTATATTCGGGCAACGTTCTTGCACTTTACGTGACCAAACCTCCCGCGTTCAAATACAAAAGTGGCATGTACATGTTTGTCAAGTGTCCTGACCTCTCACAATTCGAATG GCATCCATTCTCTATCACTTCTGCACCTGGAGATGACTATTTAAGTGTTCACATAAGAGCCTTAGGTGATTGGACAACTGAACTTAGGAACACATTCGCAAAG ACATGCGAGCCCCCTCCTCAAGCAGCCGCAAAGCCTAAACCAAATAGTCTTATGAGGATGGAAACAAGAGCAACAGGTGCAAATCCCCACATTGAAGAATCACAAGTCTT GTTCCCAAAGATATTCATCAAAGGACCGTATGGAGCTCCAGCACAAAATTATCAGAAGTTCGATATTCTTTTGCTGGTTGGACTAGGGATTGGAGCAACTCCATTCATAAGCATATTGAAAGACATGTTAAACCATCTAAAACCCGGGATTCCCAAAGTT GGGGAAAAGTACGAAGGAAGTGTAGGAGGAGAGAGCGTAGGAGGTGATAGTATTAGTGGTGGAGGAGGCAAGAAGTTTCCACAGAGAGCATATTTTTTTTGGGTGACAAGAGAACAAGCTTCCTTTGATTGGTTCAAGGGAGTTATGGATGACATCGCCGAGTATGATAAAACC CATGTGATTGAAATGCATAACTACTTAACAAGCATGTACGAAGCAGGAGATGCAAGATCTGCTCTAATCGCTATGGTTCAGAAACTTCAACATGCCAAGAATGGTGTTGACATTGTCTCCGAAAGCCGG ATACGAACACATTTCGCAAGACCCAACTGGAGGAAGGTTTTTTCTGAATTGTCAAGCAAACACGAAGCATGTCGAATAG GCGTGTTCTACTGTGGAAGTCCAACACTGGTTCGACCACTTAGAGATCTTTGTCAGGAGTTTAGTCTCGAGTCATCCACTCGTTTTACTTTCCATAAGGAAAACTTTTAA